A segment of the Dehalococcoidia bacterium genome:
GGTGCGCCCGTCAGACCCCGGTCTGGGCACTGAGGGCGTTGACTGAGACCATGACGAGCCTGAAAATCGTCCGAATGAACGCTCCTACGCGACCGCCACGCTCACTACGCCGCCCTGAAACCCGTTCTTCAGCAGCCTGCTAGTGGCGAAATGAGCACCAGACCCTCCACAATTTCGGGTCTTCGCAGGGCAACGTCCAGGATGATGCGTCCCCCCAGCGAATGGCCGACCAGTGTTACTCGGCCTGTACAAGTGGCTTCGAGGAACTTCGCAAGGAAGTCGCCCAGGTATCCAGTCGAGTGAACGATGTCCCGTCTGGGGGAATCGCCAAAGCCAATCAGGTCCGGGGCCACCACTCGATTGTCAGATGCCAGGACAGTCATGCTCTCGACCCATTCCCATCGAGTACCACCGGCTCCGTGGACCGTGACGATCTCCGGGCCTGATTCGCCAGCAGCGAGGTACGGAATAGAGTCGCCATCCACTTTGACCCAGCGTTCTTCGACTGAAGCAGGTGGGGCTATACTGTCTTTTGCCATAGGTGTATCAGGGAGTATCTGTATTGCCAGTCTGGGGCCTGCGACCCTTAATATACGTCGTTCGAGGATCTAGTATGGAGCCCTCACTCTCTGATGGGGACGTGCTGCTGGTGAGGAGATTCCGGCGAAGACCGCGACGCGGCGATGTTGTTGTGGTCAGTCAGTCAGGCTCCACAGACAGTGGGTGGCAGGTCAAACGGGTCGTAGGCGTTGCGGGAGACAGAGTCTCCTTGGAGTGCGGCCTGCTGTACGTCAATGGCCTGCACCACCCTGAGTCGTACCTCGGAGGGCTGCCTGCCGATCTTGGGACGCGGAAGAGGTCCTGGCTGGTCGGACCTGACGAGTGCATGGTGTTTGGAGACAATCGCGCCCACAGCACGGACAGTAGGGAATGGGGGCCCATTTCTATGGCACGCATAACCGGAGTAGCGGTCATCAGGCTGTGGCCGCTCACCAGCAGACGGCCCTTCAGGCTTCGCTAGTCGTCGTTGGGAATGAAATCGCTAGGGTTCGGCGCCCCTGCAATGTCCAGTTCCGGTTCGGACTCTCCCAACGCCTGCTCGAGTCTGCCAATCGGAATTGCAGGGAGCGTTGTAATCTGCACGCCAGCGGACACACCAAGTTCCATCGAAAAGCGAGCTGCCGACTCGTTGTCCGGCGCATCCAGAATGGTGACGAAGTCGTACTCTCCCAGGACTGCGTAAAGACCATGTACCTGGGTCCGTGGGAGGTCTATCGACTGCTCTGCAATCAGGAGCCTGTCAGGATTGTCCAGCATCCGGTGGCGGCCTTCAGGTGTCAGGGAAAGAAGCAGA
Coding sequences within it:
- the lepB gene encoding signal peptidase I: MEPSLSDGDVLLVRRFRRRPRRGDVVVVSQSGSTDSGWQVKRVVGVAGDRVSLECGLLYVNGLHHPESYLGGLPADLGTRKRSWLVGPDECMVFGDNRAHSTDSREWGPISMARITGVAVIRLWPLTSRRPFRLR
- a CDS encoding alpha/beta hydrolase is translated as MAKDSIAPPASVEERWVKVDGDSIPYLAAGESGPEIVTVHGAGGTRWEWVESMTVLASDNRVVAPDLIGFGDSPRRDIVHSTGYLGDFLAKFLEATCTGRVTLVGHSLGGRIILDVALRRPEIVEGLVLISPLAGC
- a CDS encoding GYD domain-containing protein, whose translation is MPTYILLLSLTPEGRHRMLDNPDRLLIAEQSIDLPRTQVHGLYAVLGEYDFVTILDAPDNESAARFSMELGVSAGVQITTLPAIPIGRLEQALGESEPELDIAGAPNPSDFIPNDD